The following are encoded in a window of Amaranthus tricolor cultivar Red isolate AtriRed21 chromosome 2, ASM2621246v1, whole genome shotgun sequence genomic DNA:
- the LOC130805580 gene encoding uncharacterized protein LOC130805580, producing MAAIIDCIYPEFVKHQNEIVDKVNEHVVLLFSEEERSYLSSNSISRDENNYDTNNDAFSIEFHNLIHASGIQNHKLKLKVSAPIMLLRNLDQSSRLCNGTYCLIIKAIALYKQL from the exons ATGGCTGCAATTATTGATTGCATATATCCGGAGTTCGTAAAG CACCAAAATGAGATAGTTGATAAGGTCAACGAACACGTAGTGTTGCTTTTTTCCGAAGAAGAGAGGTCGTACTTGAGTTCAAATTCAATAAGCAGAGATGAGAATAATTACGATACCAACAATGATGCATTTTCAATTGAATTTCACAACTTAATACATGCATCAGGTATTCAGAACCATAAATTAAAGTTGAAGGTTAGTGCTCCGATAATGTTGCTCAGAAATTTAGATCAGTCATCACGATTATGCAATGGTACTTATTGTTTGATCATCAAGGCGATCGCATTATACAAGCAACTGTAA